A stretch of the Desulfobacter sp. genome encodes the following:
- a CDS encoding TatD family hydrolase, translating to MNFIDVHTHLHDKRIIDHVPEMIRRARSCGLKFMVTCATMAKNFESTAKLAETHGDVLPCFGVHPWFLDTLEPCWEMNLASWLDKMPSGVGEIGLDFSDKGSDRDFQIRVFNAQMALASDLNRPVSIHIRHAWDAFIHILKKNGPLKNKGLVHSFSGSADLVRILEKYNLHISFSGAVTRPNAKKTIKALNAVSLDRILFETDAPDILPSLGNDEKVFDRLNHPANLPGIVRIAAQHRKMGFEKLADLSYTNGLNLFNSIIL from the coding sequence ATGAACTTTATTGATGTGCACACCCATCTCCATGATAAACGGATCATCGATCATGTCCCTGAAATGATCCGCAGGGCAAGGTCTTGCGGCCTTAAATTCATGGTGACCTGCGCCACCATGGCAAAAAATTTTGAATCCACTGCCAAGCTGGCTGAAACCCATGGGGATGTGCTGCCCTGTTTCGGGGTTCACCCCTGGTTTTTGGATACCCTGGAACCTTGCTGGGAGATGAATCTGGCTAGCTGGCTTGATAAAATGCCTTCGGGCGTGGGCGAAATCGGCCTGGATTTTTCAGACAAAGGCAGTGACAGAGATTTTCAGATCCGGGTGTTCAACGCCCAGATGGCCCTGGCCTCAGACTTGAACCGTCCTGTCTCCATTCATATCAGGCATGCCTGGGATGCCTTTATTCATATCCTTAAAAAAAACGGTCCATTGAAAAACAAGGGACTGGTTCATTCCTTTTCAGGGTCAGCCGACCTTGTCCGAATATTGGAAAAATACAATCTTCATATCTCTTTTTCAGGCGCTGTGACCCGGCCCAATGCCAAAAAAACAATCAAGGCATTGAATGCCGTTTCCCTGGATCGGATTCTATTTGAAACCGATGCACCCGACATATTGCCAAGCCTGGGCAATGATGAAAAAGTGTTTGATCGGTTGAATCATCCGGCCAATCTGCCTGGCATTGTGCGCATTGCAGCCCAGCACCGGAAAATGGGGTTTGAGAAATTGGCCGACCTTAGTTATACTAACGGGCTGAACCTGTTTAATTCGATAATTTTATAA
- a CDS encoding ISL3 family transposase, protein MSTSFIYHAFGLRDYFYKTTRFIGGIITFELIPKPEAVKCPECNSRSVTRKGIVTRDLRTIPVGSKPVILRTAIQRIWCSFCQFVRQIKLSFAQEGKSYTRAFERYVLELSQFMTIKDIAIHLRISWDTIKQIQKEDLLRRYRNIPLEKVRQIAIDEISIGKGHKYLTIVMDLESGRILHVGEGKGGEALKSFWTKVKISKAKIKAVSIDMSPAYLSAVIENLSGSAIVFDRFHVVKLFNEKLSDFRRKLYNLLANTGQQKLLKGVRWLLLKNPENLSDDKKEAQRLEEALKINQPLLVVYYMKEELRQIWNQKKKETAEKIVSNWINLANISKIPMLMKFAKTLAVHRQRILSYYDYRISTGPLEGTNNKIKTMKRKAYGYRDSEFFRLKLLDLHNKRYALIG, encoded by the coding sequence ATGTCCACAAGCTTCATATACCATGCCTTTGGCCTTCGTGACTACTTTTATAAAACAACGCGTTTCATCGGTGGAATAATCACTTTTGAACTCATACCAAAACCGGAGGCGGTAAAATGCCCGGAATGTAATTCCAGGTCCGTCACCAGGAAAGGGATTGTGACAAGAGATCTCAGAACAATACCGGTAGGTTCAAAACCCGTGATTCTCAGGACGGCTATCCAGAGAATTTGGTGTTCGTTCTGTCAATTTGTCCGGCAAATCAAACTATCCTTTGCCCAGGAGGGGAAAAGCTATACCCGGGCTTTTGAACGGTATGTCTTGGAGTTGTCTCAGTTCATGACAATCAAAGATATTGCCATCCATTTAAGGATCAGCTGGGATACGATAAAGCAGATCCAGAAAGAAGACCTGCTGAGGCGTTATCGAAATATCCCCCTTGAGAAAGTCCGGCAGATTGCCATAGATGAAATTTCCATAGGGAAAGGGCATAAATACTTGACCATCGTGATGGATCTGGAATCCGGTAGAATTCTGCACGTGGGAGAAGGAAAAGGTGGTGAAGCTTTGAAATCTTTTTGGACAAAAGTGAAAATATCGAAAGCAAAAATCAAAGCCGTCAGCATCGATATGTCCCCGGCATACTTGAGTGCTGTTATTGAAAATCTTTCTGGTTCAGCAATTGTCTTTGACAGATTTCATGTTGTTAAATTGTTCAATGAGAAACTGTCGGATTTCAGGCGAAAGCTCTACAACCTTCTTGCCAATACCGGGCAACAAAAACTTCTGAAGGGAGTCCGGTGGCTTTTGTTAAAAAATCCCGAAAACCTCAGTGATGACAAGAAGGAGGCCCAACGGTTAGAAGAAGCATTGAAAATAAATCAGCCGCTATTGGTAGTCTACTACATGAAAGAGGAACTCAGGCAAATATGGAATCAAAAGAAAAAAGAAACAGCTGAAAAGATAGTCAGCAATTGGATCAATCTGGCCAATATTTCCAAAATTCCAATGTTGATGAAATTTGCCAAGACCTTGGCTGTGCACAGGCAAAGAATCCTTTCATACTATGATTACAGGATATCTACAGGTCCTTTAGAAGGGACAAATAACAAGATAAAAACCATGAAACGGAAAGCTTATGGATACAGGGATTCGGAGTTTTTCAGGTTGAAACTTTTGGACCTTCACAATAAAAGGTACGCATTAATCGGATGA
- a CDS encoding tRNA threonylcarbamoyladenosine dehydratase — MDELSAGGEGNPFARTQQLLGRTAIEALKNCRVAVFGLGAVGSFATEALARSGVGSLKLVDFDRVDASNINRQLYALNSTMGREKAQIARDRIKDINPLCQVESHSTFVNSDSLVSLLSDDLDMVVDAIDGLNSKVNLIFGAKTMGLNLVSSMGAAGRVDISMIRTGDLFESSVCPLARMVRQRLRRRGLSHGVPCVYSVEPPLNKQPFNPEDAGEAMADHGRPRPPLGTIAWVPGCFGLALAGQAVEMIIS, encoded by the coding sequence ATGGATGAACTTTCAGCGGGGGGGGAGGGCAATCCCTTTGCCAGAACTCAACAGCTTTTGGGCAGAACCGCCATTGAAGCATTAAAAAACTGCCGGGTGGCCGTTTTCGGTCTTGGTGCCGTCGGTTCCTTTGCCACAGAGGCCCTGGCCCGGTCCGGGGTGGGATCTCTTAAATTGGTGGATTTTGACCGGGTGGACGCATCCAATATCAATCGTCAGCTCTATGCCTTAAATTCTACAATGGGTCGGGAAAAGGCCCAGATTGCCCGGGATAGGATAAAGGATATCAATCCCCTGTGCCAGGTTGAGTCTCATTCAACCTTTGTGAATTCAGACAGCCTTGTCTCCCTTTTAAGTGATGATCTGGATATGGTGGTGGACGCCATTGACGGGCTCAACTCAAAGGTGAACCTGATTTTCGGGGCCAAAACCATGGGGCTGAACCTGGTCTCTTCCATGGGGGCTGCCGGCCGGGTTGATATTTCCATGATCCGGACAGGGGACCTGTTTGAGTCTTCGGTCTGTCCTCTGGCCAGAATGGTCCGCCAGCGGCTGAGACGGCGGGGGCTTTCCCATGGGGTGCCCTGTGTCTATTCTGTTGAACCGCCCTTGAATAAACAGCCCTTTAACCCTGAAGATGCCGGCGAGGCAATGGCGGATCACGGCCGGCCAAGACCGCCTCTGGGCACCATTGCCTGGGTGCCGGGATGTTTCGGCCTGGCCCTGGCCGGCCAGGCCGTTGAAATGATCATTTCATAA